The genomic DNA ATAGTTCATCCAGTGGTGGTGGCGGTGCATCAGTGGCTCGCCGGACAACATCACGAATCTCATCGCGAATCTCAGTTGTCATTTTTTTGTACTCGTCAGCGGTCAGATTGCCTGATTCGATGAGGTCGTGCGAAAGGTGATCAATCGGATCTCGCTTGTGCCATTGCTCTTCTTCTTCAGGAGTCCGGTACTTGCGAGGATCAGACATGGAGTGACCCTTGTAGCGATAGGTGCGAATTTCTACCAGATCGGGCTTGGAGTTCTTTCTTGAGAAGTCAACAATCTTTTTGAATTGGTCATGAACAGAAACGACGTCCATCCCTTCCTCGATCAGATGTCCCTTCATTCCATAAGCTTCAGCCTTGCGGTAGAGCGCATCGGCCAATGTGGTACCACGTGCGACTGAAGTCCCCATGGCATATCCATTGTTTTCGATGACAAAGATCACTGGAAGATCGAGTATGCCTGCGAGGTTCAGAGCCTCATGGAAAGCGCCTTGATTGATGGCGCCATCTCCCAGATAGCACACAGTGACTCGGGCGTGATCAGATTGCTTGAGAATCTCTTGCTCATACTTTGTCGCAAAGGCCAGTCCTGTTGCGAGCGGCGTCTGGGCGCCAACGATGGCATGCCCCCCATAAAGGTGTTTATCGCGGTCAAACATATGCATTGACCCGCCCTTACCTTTTGCACAACCATCAAATCTGCCGAAGAGCTCTGCCATACATCGATATGGATCCATGCCACGTGCAAGGGCGTGGCCATGGCAGCGGTATGCAGTAATGACTGGATCATCGTCATTGAGGGCCGTAATGGTGCCAACGGCGACTGCTTCTTGCCCGCTATAGATGTGGCAGAAGCCTCCGATAAGGCGGTTTTGATACGCCTGCATCGTGCGTACCTCAAACTCTCGAATGAGGAGCATTTCCCGTAGCCACTGCTTGAGCTTTTTTACACTTGAACTCTTAGTCACTTTGCCTTTGGCCTCGTCCTTTACTGGCGGTGCCACCTTTTCCTGAATGGTCTTTGTTGCTGTTGCTTTGGTCATGCGCAGTCTCAATCTGGCACTCGTATCTGGCGCTGCGATTTCCAGGGGCATCCCCTGGCAAAATATGTACAGCCAAGCCAATAGGATAGTGGATAGCATGATTTATGGCGCCCCCGGGGACTCTCAGAGGCTCTGGCGGTGTCTACGCGGATGGGTTGCCTGGGTACAGTATGTTCGTGCCTCTGCTATTCTGTCCGCGCTGTTTCGGCCTCAATCATAAATGGAGCCCCTATGAGCAACGGACCCCGACCAAATCTGGACAATGAGCCGCCAATTATTGATGGACCTGAGCATCATCGCACAGAGTCCTCCTGGACCAGTGACGATTCAACTGAGCGTAATGAGGCGGTTAACGTCTTATGGTGGATCTTCTGGGTGATCGTAATCGGGCTGGCAGTCATTGCCGGTCTGTTTGCGTTTTCGATCTTTTAGAGGATGTTATTAATGCATTTAGATCCTTCAACAACCTCCAGTCCGGTGGATCATCCTGCTGTGGCGTCCGGAGATGGGGCCGAAGCTGGCCCAGGCACAGGTGAAGCGCATAGCCAGGTCGACTGGTTCGAATGGGATACCTATGTCGAAATAGTTGAGTCATTTTTCGAACTTCACACCCTTGATCTCATTCTCACTGTCGTTTTTCTTTTGACTGCTGTGATTGCGGACATCGTCCAAAGATTTATGATTCGTAGGTTGCGTAAACGTGCTGAGAGAAATGGTCACGAAGTACGGTCTATTATTGCGGCTGCCATCACGGGTCCTTTGGGGTTTGGGATCTGGATTACGGCAATTACAACTTCAATACAGTTGTATGTTCCTGAAGACACCAGGGTCATTCCCGTGTTTTACGAATATGTCGGTGACATTCGTATTCTTGTCATTATTGCGTTACTCGCATGGTTCATTGCTCGGTGCCTTCGGCGGAGCGAAGTGGTTGTTGTCAACCGGCACCAAGCCGCCAATGCTGAGTTTGACCTGACTGCATTACAAGCACTTATGGGCTTTGGTGTGATCATGGTTTGGATCGTTGCGGTACTGGTGGGTTTTCAATCGCTCGGTTTCAATCTGGCAGCCTTGCTGACGATCGGTGGTGTCGGTGCGGCAGCAATCGGATTTGCGGCTCAGGATTGCATCTCGAATTTCTTTGGAGGTTTGATGGTGCTTTTCAATGCGCCATTTAAAGTGGGCGATTGGATTCAGTCACCAGATCGAGAACTTGAGGGCACCGTGGAGCGGATTGGTCTTTATGCGACGGTCGTTCGTTCATTTGATAAGCGGCCAATCTATGTGCCGAATTCTATTTTCCTCAAGGCTATTACTGTCAATCCATCAAGAATGACCAATCGACGGATTAAGTTTAATTTGACTTTGCGTTATCAAGATTTGGGTCAGGTTCAGGCGGTGAGTGATGCCATTAAGAAAATGCTGATGGAGCATCCAGAGATTGATACTGCGCAGACGATGCTGGTTAACTTCACAACATATGGTGACTCATCGATTGATATCATGATTTACACATTCACAAAAACGACCGTCTGGGCCAAGTTTGAAGATATACGGTCGGATGTGCTTCTTAGGATTGGTGGCATTGTCAAGCAACATGACGCTGACTTTGCATTCCCAACACGTACGATTGAGTTTGCTGGATCTCCGCCACAGGACGTTCAACCATTAGGCGTCTCCAGTTAAAACGATGACATGAAGTGGAGTTTTTATGAGCAACCATGCAAATGATTTGATGACCGTGGCGACACCGCAGTCTGAGGTAGAGGCCCAGGTCTTGGTCGATGCGCTTAATGATGCAGGCATCAAAGCGGTTGCTTTTGCATCCGCTACTGGGGGGACAGCCCTGCCTTTCCCGGGGGGTGTCGCAGTTCAGGTCCCAGAAGCTGATGTGGATCGAGCGAAAGCGATCATTGCCGACGTTGGCACGGAAGGGGCCCAGATTGACTGGGATAATGTTGATGTTGGAGAGGCAGAAGGTGATGGTTCAGACGCTTAGCGATCTTTGCCTAATACGTACGCATACACAGGGCAACCTTGGGGCCATGCCCACCTCCCTGGTCCATTGAGTATGGTTCATTGCCTAAAATTCAATGTTCATTGGAAAGATAGATTTAAAATGGCAGGGCTGCGGCTGTTGAGGGGCTATGGGGCCTCTGGTACGCTGCCTCTCTGCATGCAGGTACTGCAAAGATGCGGGTGTAGCTCAATTGGATAGAGCATCGGTCTACGAAACCGAAGGTTACAGGTTCGAGCCCTGTCACCCGCGTTGCCAAGCAGTCATCAATCGCATGTAAAACCCACTTTGAGCATTTGATCAATGTGAACTGCTGCCTGCAGTACTCGATCTTGCCCCCTCATCAGACTGTCAAGTAGATCTAAACAACGATGGTCTTGTCAATGTCACGGATCAACTCGCGGTGATTGCAGGCTGTGGAGTGTGCCAATAGTCGGTTTCGAACGGTGAACTAGAACCCGCCGTCGCGCATTTTTTCGATTGACTCAGAATAGGGATACGATGCAAAGACACCTGTTGGTGCGAGTTCCCACATACGGAGTGATGGATAGACGTCGCCACAGTAGCCAGATTCATGCATCGTTCGCAGCACGGTCTCGAAACTCGGTTCATTACCTGAGGCATCAACGAGTCGGTTTGACTTAGCGCCTAAGAAGCTAATCGATGCGCAAGGCAGTCGGTCATAGCGATGTTCAAGCATACGGCCTATTTTCCGGAAGCCACCAGCAATGTCGTTGAGTGTGAAGTGGTCCCGATCCGGGTGGCGTAAAAGTGCCAGTACCTCAACAGCGTCCATGTCGTATTTAAGAACCAGTACATCATCAGGTGATGCTGAGCTCGCAAAGGTACGAGCATGCATCGTGATAGAATCGGCATTCCATTGGCTGGTTGGTAGCAGATCTGCAAGATGACCAATGATGCCATTGGCATTGTCGTCAGGATTCACGCCACAAATCAAAGTGCGATAGCGGCGAGAGAGCATGTCATTCAGTAGATGTTGGCCCCATTGAATACGGACACATCGCCCATCCGGATTCGCGTCCTTTGGATTGCCAGCCGGTAAAAGTACCACACGATCAGCCCGTCGATCGGCGTGCATAAGGGCATCGCCCTCGCCATCATAAAGCTTGGGGACATGTTCTTCTGATGCTGTTTTTGTCATGGCGAATCTCCTCATAGAACAACGGTTTTGTTCTGCTCGCGGTATTCATCATACCAGGGCAATTCCAAAACGAGGAAGATCGCTATTGCATTGCATTGGCCGATTGAATCATGCTGTCCCAGCCAATCTACGGACAGTCATCATGAAGCCTCGCTTCATATTGGCGTACATAGCCCAGACAATGAGGCTGTAAATCAGAGCGCCCACAACAGCACCAATAAAGAGCGTGAGGCGAGCTGTGAAAACGCTGTCGTTCAGTGCATCGGGGATCATTTGGACAGGATATGAACTTGTGTAGAGCACGTTGATTGGGCTGAGGCTCTCGATGAAGGCGCCCGCGAAAGAGAAGTTCGCCCCAGCGGGAATACCACAGAGACTGAGGAGGCCCAAAACACTTCCAGCGGTGAGTACCGAGAAGACCACGGAGGAAATGGTGCTCTTGCTGCGGATTGACCATTGCAGGCCAACCATCACGCAGAAGGCAGTAAATGGTACCAGTACCAGTATGAGTGCGATGACCACTTCAGGGAGTACCAGTGGCAGCACCAGTGCACTACCACCAAATGGGTTTGGTATTGATGCGGTGGCCCCGCGCCCAAAACCATCACTTAAGACAAAGATGGCGACAATGAGCATCGAGGTGATTGGAACAGCCATCATGGGCGCAAGAAACTGAACAATGCCTCGGAGTTTGCCAGCGATATAGGGGCCCGGTTGAATAGGCGTCGTCAGAATGAGATCAAGGGTTCCATCTTCACGTTCACGAGCCACTGCTGTGGCGCTCATATTGATGGCGACCAGCGTAATGACGATGACCTCAGCAGCAACAAGTACCGTGATCACTTGCTTGGCCACCTTTTGGTCAACGGTGTCTGTTGCCATGAGAACTGTCAATAGAAATGGGATTGCAATACCCACAATGACAAATCCCCAGCGACCAAGAATGGAGGGCAGGTTACGACCACGATTATGCGATTCTCGCCATGAAATTGGATTACGGCCAACCGGTCGTGGGACGCGCGTTGAGCTGCCAACAGCACTGAGCCCAACCAGTCGACGCCACCACGGAAGGCTGCCGGTGGCCATTCCAATCATACGAACACGCAGTGTTGAATAAGCAACCATCAACCCAGATAGGATCAAACAAATCCAACAGAATGTTGCAATGGGATGGGAAAACCACAGGTTTGAGATCCAAGAGCTTGAATCTGTTGGTGGACGGGCAATATAAGAATTTGAATAGAGTAGAACTTCGAGTGCTAAAAACGGATTGAGTGGGGTGAGTACAGTGGAAAGGTCTGTGATCGATCCGGCACGAACCGGTTGTCGGATCTGTATGTCAGCGGCATAGGTCAGAAATAAGTAAATGATGACGCAAAAGTAGAAAAGAAACACGGCGCGCTTTCCAGCCGTACGGGTGACCGATAGTGTGACGGCAATAGCCGCCACCAGCAGCGCGCTGCATGCAGCAATGGCGTAACTTTGGAAAATGGAGCTACCAGGAACACCACCAAAATATTGGGTGACAGCAAAGAGCGGGAGGCTGGCAAGGAGCAGGGCCAGTACAAAGAACAATCGTCCAAAGAGATTGCCAAGCACAATCTGCATCGAGTTCAAAGGTGTTGTCAGCAGGATGTCCCAGGTTCGCGGTGATGCTTCTTGAGCAATGGCACCTGCCATGAACACTGGCGTCAACAAACAGATCAATCCAACCTGAAGCAAACTGACCACGGTAAAGAGCTGGGCGCCACCAGCAGCAAAGCTGCGCATGGACATAGAGCTGCCACCGATCTCACCGAGCAAGACAAAGAGCATGACCACAATCATGATGGCCAGATATCCAGAGCGGAGATAGAGATGGCGCACCCGCCTCGAACCACCTTGGATCAGACGGAGGCAGATGGGGTTGGTTGGAAGCAGTCGCAAGACCCAGTTGAGTATGGCTGGCATGGCGAATCTTCCTGCATTGGAGAACTTAGGGAGCAAAAGGTGTTTGTAGGCTGCAAAAGCCCATTCTGGACCTGGGAGGCCAGGGGGTGTATCGGACGCTAGAGCCGAGCTTGACGGAAAATGATCTCACTGCCTCAGGGATCCAGTCTTGACGGGTTCAAGATGCTGTCGATAATAGTAGATACTCGCTGAGAGGCGAGGACGACTGGCTGATGAGCAGCGTGCTGATCACAGTCGATGACATTACACACGGCCCGCTCGGTCCAGGATCGCAGTGCGTTCGTTTAGAGGCTATCTACAATTGCTGCCTCCAGTGTTGATCACTGTTGGAGAGGGTAATTCGGATAGCACGAATAGATTGAATTAGTTCGCGACAGTAGTTTTTATTTTTTTTAGTATCTACTCCGGAGTTTTAGCCCCGAATCAGCACATAACGTCTATTGAAGGCTTTTCGTCATCTATTGGTAGAAACGGCATCTCAGCTGGTTCACGGTAGGGTGAAGAAGGCAACTTTATGTACACGGGGCGATTTCAGCTGTCGTCATTTCGATCAATTCGTATAAGCGGACTTACGGTAATGAGTGCCATGCTCTTTTGACGTGATGGCACGCTTGGGTATGGATTGAGCGGTCTCTTCCCAGATTAGATTGGGGTTGCCAGTGCTATTATTGGGCGTTGAGGGGACTGGACTGGTCTTGTGGATCATTGCTGCGGCTGTAGGCGGCGCCATTTTTTCTTGGCTGCTTATCGCTCAGCTCACAGGCGGCACCATTAGCAGAGCCCGCAAGGAAGCGGAGCGTCGATTAGAAACTGCGGAGCGCGAGGCAGAAAGTATTCGCGGCAAGTCGGAGTTGGACGCGGAACGTTTTGTGCGGCAACAGCGAGAGACCTTTGATAAAGAACAGGCCGCAGCGAAAGCTGATTTCAAGAAAGCAGAAAAACGTCTGGCAAGCCGCCAAGACAAACTGGATTCAAAACTGGATCGCCTGTCGTCAAAAGAGAATAAGCTTGATCAGCGGCATGAATCTCTGTTGAGTAAGGAAACCGCACATGAGGAGGCCATTGTGTCTCTTCAAAAAGAACGAGATCAAATTCGTGCTCGGTTGGCAGAGGTTGGATCGCTTACGGAAGAGGCTGCTCGCGAGCAGCTGCTTGAAGAAGTTCGACAGTATGCTGAGCATGATGCTCGCGAGCTATCGCAGCGTATTTTAGATGAAGCAGAAACAGACGCGCGCGGCAAGAGTCGTGAGATCACCTTGATGGCTATCCAGCGTTATGCCGCAGAGCATGTGGCTGATTCAACAGTTCGATCGGTCCGGATTGCATCAGATGATCTCAAGGGCCGAGTCATTGGCCGTGAGGGGCGAAATATTCGAGCATTGGAACGTGCTACTGGAGCGGACATCTTGGTTGATGATACGCCCGGCGTTATTTCAGTTTCATGTTTCGATCCCGTGCGTCGGGCGATTGCGGGCGAGGCGTTAGCCAAGCTCGTCGAAGACGGTCGAGTGCATCCCTCTCGAATTGAAGAAGTTGTTGCCTCAGTCCGTGCCGACATGCAAGAGCGCATTAAGACCTACGGTAGTGATGCAGTGATGGAAACGAGCATTCGAGGTCTTCATCCCAAGATTGTTGAAGCACTGGGCAAAATGCACTTTCGCACAAGTTATGGGCAGAACGTGCTTCGGCACTCTATTGAAGTTGCATTCCTGAGCCAGATCATTGCTGATCAATTGGGGCTTGATGGCGACATCGGCCGCCGCTGTGGGCTGCTTCACGACATCGGTAAGGCGATGGACCATGAGATGGAGGGAACACATCCTGTCATTGGAGCTGAGTTCTGTCGTCGCCACGGCGAGAAGACCGAAGCAGTACTTAATGCGGTTGCCGGCCACCATGGGGATATCCCCGCAACCACACCCTATACACCGATTGTCATGGCCGCTGATGCGATCTCTGGAGCACGTCCAGGAGCGAGGCGGGAATCGATGGAGATGTATGTCAAACGTCTTGAGCAACTCGAATCTTTGGCGAGAGAACATGAGACCGTGACAGAAGCACATGCTATTCAAGCAGGGCGTGAAGTGCGGGTCATCGTGGATGCAAAGAAAGCTGATGATGCACTGGCATTTGATATTGCAAGTAAGATTGCCAAGCGTGTTGAAGAAGAGATGACTTTCCCCGGAGAGATTAAGGTGACGGTGCTACGTGAAGTTCGCGCCGAAGCAACTGCGAGATAATTCCGACAAAGTGGTGAGCCTTCTCACCAAAAATGTTTTTGGAGAGAATCGTCATGCCAATAAAGGCTACAGACGTCAGGCGTGGGCAAGCCCTGATTTTTAATGGTCAGTTGAACATCGTGCTCGATACCGATCACGTGAAGCCTGGTAAGGGGCCAGCGTATGTACAAGCGAAGATGAAAAACTTGGAGACAGGTACCATCAAGGTAAACCGTCTCAATTCATCTGATAAGCTTGATGACGTCAATATTGACCGTCGTGAAATGCAATATCTCTATGACAGTAGTGGTCAGGGTAATGGCCCTTTTGTCTTTATGGACAATGACAATTATGAACAGTTTGAAGTAGATGGTGATGTGCTTGGTTCTGATCAGAGCCAATGGCTCAAAGAGAACATCACGGTCAAGATTATGATGCACGAAGAACGCCCGTTGGGTGTTGAAATGCCACTGGTCGTGGAATTAGCGGTGACCGAGACGGCGCCACAGCCAAAGGGTGCTACAGCCACAAATCAACTCAAAACAGCCGTGGTCGAAACCGGTGCCAATGTGCGCGTGCCACCCTTTATTGAGATTGGTCAGGTCGTCAAGATCAATACCGAAACCGGGGAATACCTAGGCAAGGCATGATGTTCTCATGCAAACACTGACTGAGATTCGCCAGTTGTTAGCTGAGCATGGCCTTCGGCCACGTCGTCGCTTGGGTCAGAATTTCATGCATGATAAGAATCAGGTGGCCAAGCTGGTGTCTGCAGCAGCACTGGAACCTGGTGAACTTGTGTTGGAAGTCGGCCCCGGTACAGGCACGCTGACCGAAGCATTAATCGCAGCTGGGGCTCGAGTCGTCGCCAGTGAACTCGATGCTGGTCTTGCAGCGCTCATTCGTGATCGCTTTGGAGAAGAGATAACGATTGTTGAAGGCGACTGTTTAGCAGGTTCTGATTCACTTGCGCCAGCGCTTTTAACGGCCCTTGGTGATCAGCCCTTTGTGACGGTTGCCAATCTTCCATACCAGGTGGCGAGCCCACTGATGGTTTTGCTTCTTCAGACCTGTGTGAATTGCCGAGCTATTTTTGTGACCGTTCAGCTTGAGGTGGCCCAACGGATGACAGCAAGCCCTGGGACCAAACAGTGGGGGCCACTCACTGTCATGTTGCAGGCATTTGCTGACATTAAGCGGTTGGCGGTGATTCCTGCCAGCAGCTTCTGGCCAGAGCCAAAGATTAAAAGTGCACTTGTTTCCTTGCAGAGGCGGCCGCAGACGTTGATCTCAGACGCGCATGGATTTGGTCGCTTTGTGACCCAGCTCTTTACCAAGCGGCGTAAACAGTTGGGCGCTATTCAACCTACTTGGAAAGTGTCGTCGCTTGATTTTGATTGGACGAGACGTCCAGAGTCTTTGGCAATATCGGAATTGGTAACACTGTTTGAATTCGAGAAAAAAGCGAGGATGCAAAGAGAAGTACAATGAGCGATATGGATTCACAATTAAGGATTGCTATTGTCGGCGGAACTGGCGTCGGCGATGCCCTTGCAAATCAGCTGGATGCCGAAGGACGTCGCACTGAACGTCCTGAGACACCTTTTGGTTTGCCAAGCGACGCGATCCAACTCGGTTCTATTGAAGGAACGCCGGTGGCCCTCCTTCGGCGCCACGGTGCCCAGCATCAATTTAATCCGACCCATGTGCCATACCGGGCAAACATATTTGCCCTCAAGCTTCTGGGCTGCACGCACGTGCTTGCCAGCGGCGCCACTGGATCATTGCAAGAGTCAATCAAGCCGCGCGATCTGGTGCTTTGCGATCAGTTGATTGATCGCACCACAGCCCGTGATCAGCAGCGCACCTTCTTTGACGGGGCTGCGGTTCATGTCGAGTTTGCTGATCCCTGTTGTGGTGTGATGCGGCAATGGCTGATGAAAGCAGCTGAAAGCTGTGACGATCTCAAGCTGCATCCTCAAGGCACTTACGTGTGTATGGAAGGGCCTGCTTTTTCGACGCGAGCAGAGTCGCGTATGCATCGTTCCTGGGGTGGTGATCTCATTGGCATGACGGCTTTGCCAGAAGCTCGCTTAGTGCGTGAGGCAGAAATGGCGTATGCCTTGGTTGGTATGCCGACTGACTACGACGCCTGGCGCGAACATGATCCTGGACAAGATACAGCGACGGTGCTGACTGAGGTGTTGGCGCATCTCACCCATGCGTCTGATGCGTGTTTGAGATTAATTCGCGCGGCGCTGCGTGATGTCACCGTGTTGCGTGATACGCCCAGTCAGGCTGGTTCAGCGCTGGCCAATGCGATCTGGACATCGCCTGATGCCATTGATGTAGAGACGCGCCAAGCGCTAGCCCCGTTGTGGGGTAACCGTTTGGATGGGTAAGCCATTTCGTTAGAAACGGCGAACAAACAGGTCTATTGTGCCTAAAAATCAGCCAGATCGAGCGATGCTGAGGCGGTCGTTTCGCCATCGATCTGGTCGTATGCGATCCGAATCACCAGTTCGAAGTCAGGGAAGCGGCGCGTGACCTGCATATTAAACCGACGAAGATCATTGCGGCGGAAATCCCATTGCGGAAAGACCTTCACTTTGTAGCGCTTGCTGAGGTCGTACTCCCAGCCGATATCTAAAAGTTCAGATTCATTGAACGAGGTCATTCGGTATTCCACATAAGTCCTCATCTTTGGAGAGTGATCAAAGGACACCCCAACCGACGTTCGGGCCAGTTCATTGTTGTCCAAATCCCAAATGACATCGCCAGAGAAAGACATTGTGTCAGTGACCATCCAAACACCTTTTCCACGGAGATGGTCACCAAGTGATGAATACTGTGGTCGCCATGAGAAAAACTGCGGCGTTGGATACCGCTGATCGGGATCGTCTCCGGTCACGACGGCATAGGTATCGAGCGTGAGGAAATCGACTGAACGCCAGCGGCCGGGACCACCCCGTTGTGTTTGAAATGTATTTCGGATGCCGATTTGAGCCGCTGCACCATCCGCGATTTGATCGACGGAAGCATCGTATTGAGGGCGTTCAGCATCATTGAAATCATTGCTTGCATACCAGAGCATCAGGTAAGGCTCCAGGATGTGGCGCATGCGGTTGAGGTCGAGTAGTTCGTTTTTGACAGTGTTGTAAACGCGCTGAATTTCGGTATTGAGTCGTACGCCGATTGAACCCGACAGCAGCAGATTCTGCTCTTCATCCGCCTTGGTCGAGTACTCATCTAAGAAATAGGATGCTTCAACAGAGACAAAAGGTGTTGCTTTGAGCCAGCCAAGTGTGAGTGGCGCTGATAACTCTTGTCGGGTGTTTAGCTGTGTGACCCAGCTCTCGATGAGGCCCTGATTACGTAGTTCGTCAGAAAAGTCCTCATTTTTGGTAGCCACAAAGCCTTTGTTGCGGACGCCGGCTTCTTCCGGTGTTCCTGGTTGAAAGACCATGCGCATACGGCTGGCTCGATACTCACTTGAGTAGGTCAGGATATCAAAGAGATTGTCCCCATACCTGCGGTAGGTTAATTCCGGGAACTTGTCGACTTGGTATTGGCGGCTTGCGAGAAGCCATGCGTTCGAAATGAAGTTGTTGATTGAATAGTCTGCTAATGCCGTAAACGCAGTGTTTTGATCTTGGAATTTGGCATAGAAACTAGTCTCATACTCGCGCCGATCGTAATAGTCTTCCGAACGCCAAGATGAGACGTATGTTTCATCACTGATGTAGGAAAATTGAGCTTGTACAAGCCAGTAATCGCTAAGAATTGAAGTGTTTTTCCATAGAGCGAGGCCGCGCAGGTTTTCTTCAACCGCCAGGGTTCGCCCGGCAGCGGTTCGTTCTTCGCCCTGGTCAGACTGAAGATAGAGATCCAGTTCCCCGGAGGTGTCTCCAAAGTAATAGCCGGCATCAACTCCGCCACCAACACCGCGCGTCGTATATGCATCAAGTTTGAGGGTTGTATCGATGCCTTCGGGCGGATCCATACCCATCAACGACCAGAAATCCCAACGGGTTCCAATGATGGCGCCCTTATACTTGTTATATCCGGCACGAATACTCTTGAGCGGGAACCGACGGTGGGACCCGTGAAAGACCGGCCAATAGCCAACTGGGACGCCACCTGCACGGAAAGTATTGTGCTGGCTATGAAAGAAGATCTGCTCTTCATCAGCTGCATCTGCTGAGGGCACGCGATCAATCCTGACCTGCTCAGAACCAATGGCAAAGTGAGGCGTAAAAAACTCACTGGTCGAAATCGTGGCTTGGCGGGCATGCCATTGCTGATCAGCAGCTTGTCGGAGTTCGCCTGCACGTGCATAGAGCGGGAAACGGCCATCGCGATTGTATGTGCGCAAAACGGCATTGAGCATGACTGCCTGGCCATTCTCAAAGTCGTAGTAGACTTTTGGAGCTCGAATGACATATTCCCCATTATCAACATCTGCGACGACATTGCCTTCAAGGTAGATGCCAAGAATGTCCTCATTCGACATCTCTTCGGACATGATGTCCTTGACTGATCCGGGTTGCAGGAAAACCACACCGCGTTGTGCCGTGAGTGTGAGCGTAGAGAATTTGTCAAAGTCTTTGGTGCTGCCGGCGTGATACTCAATCATGACCGTGCCCATGATGCTAATCGTGTTCTGATCTGAGCCCGGTTCAAACTCGGCGCGACCAGCTATAAATCGAATTCTTCCATTTGGTGCCTGGAGCCACGGCGTTGAGTTCCCTCGATTGGGCAGCGATTCCATGGTGCTTGGTTCGATCTTCGGTGCCTTTGGTGGCGAACCGCCTGGAGTGGGTATGAACTCGGGCGCTTTATACTTCCTTTTGACCTGAGGCACTTGGCTTAGTTGCTGTGGTTTAGACACGACCTGCCAAAGATGTTCGGCCATGCGTTCATGGGCCATCTCTAAGAGTTGTGGCATGTCTGGTTTGCCGGGTGTCATGAGCGCCGTATGAATCTGTATTTTGCCGGTTGTACTTGCCGTAACCAACACATGATTCCCCGCCACACCGAGGCCTGCTGTTGAGGTGCGATTTTCAACTTGCGGGAAGTAAATGGCAATCTGGCTTATCAGCCCCTTGTCACTATCCATGCGATTAAGCCAAACAACTGCTCGGTTCGATTGAAAGGCATATTGGCCAATGTTTATTTTGACGTTGCCATCGAGCACGAGCCTTTGAGTTTCATTGACGGTCCAGTTCCAGACCCGAAGAGCTGAGAATGAAGCTTCTTCAATGATTGGCTCGATCGGTAAAACGATGCCGCTCAGTCGATCGCCAGAAATCTCAATTTCGCCAGAGGGCTTTTGAATGAGCTGGCCACTACCTAATGACGTGGCGGTTGCGGCAGCGTCGTCCCCTGGGCTTGGTGCGGGTGCAACTTC from Phycisphaerales bacterium includes the following:
- the pdhA gene encoding pyruvate dehydrogenase (acetyl-transferring) E1 component subunit alpha; the encoded protein is MTKATATKTIQEKVAPPVKDEAKGKVTKSSSVKKLKQWLREMLLIREFEVRTMQAYQNRLIGGFCHIYSGQEAVAVGTITALNDDDPVITAYRCHGHALARGMDPYRCMAELFGRFDGCAKGKGGSMHMFDRDKHLYGGHAIVGAQTPLATGLAFATKYEQEILKQSDHARVTVCYLGDGAINQGAFHEALNLAGILDLPVIFVIENNGYAMGTSVARGTTLADALYRKAEAYGMKGHLIEEGMDVVSVHDQFKKIVDFSRKNSKPDLVEIRTYRYKGHSMSDPRKYRTPEEEEQWHKRDPIDHLSHDLIESGNLTADEYKKMTTEIRDEIRDVVRRATDAPPPPLDELYVDVHTGTWGPFKGTTLPTMLRSEDANKSQEDA
- a CDS encoding mechanosensitive ion channel family protein, which produces MHLDPSTTSSPVDHPAVASGDGAEAGPGTGEAHSQVDWFEWDTYVEIVESFFELHTLDLILTVVFLLTAVIADIVQRFMIRRLRKRAERNGHEVRSIIAAAITGPLGFGIWITAITTSIQLYVPEDTRVIPVFYEYVGDIRILVIIALLAWFIARCLRRSEVVVVNRHQAANAEFDLTALQALMGFGVIMVWIVAVLVGFQSLGFNLAALLTIGGVGAAAIGFAAQDCISNFFGGLMVLFNAPFKVGDWIQSPDRELEGTVERIGLYATVVRSFDKRPIYVPNSIFLKAITVNPSRMTNRRIKFNLTLRYQDLGQVQAVSDAIKKMLMEHPEIDTAQTMLVNFTTYGDSSIDIMIYTFTKTTVWAKFEDIRSDVLLRIGGIVKQHDADFAFPTRTIEFAGSPPQDVQPLGVSS
- a CDS encoding DUF2007 domain-containing protein → MSNHANDLMTVATPQSEVEAQVLVDALNDAGIKAVAFASATGGTALPFPGGVAVQVPEADVDRAKAIIADVGTEGAQIDWDNVDVGEAEGDGSDA
- a CDS encoding ABC transporter permease subunit, yielding MPAILNWVLRLLPTNPICLRLIQGGSRRVRHLYLRSGYLAIMIVVMLFVLLGEIGGSSMSMRSFAAGGAQLFTVVSLLQVGLICLLTPVFMAGAIAQEASPRTWDILLTTPLNSMQIVLGNLFGRLFFVLALLLASLPLFAVTQYFGGVPGSSIFQSYAIAACSALLVAAIAVTLSVTRTAGKRAVFLFYFCVIIYLFLTYAADIQIRQPVRAGSITDLSTVLTPLNPFLALEVLLYSNSYIARPPTDSSSWISNLWFSHPIATFCWICLILSGLMVAYSTLRVRMIGMATGSLPWWRRLVGLSAVGSSTRVPRPVGRNPISWRESHNRGRNLPSILGRWGFVIVGIAIPFLLTVLMATDTVDQKVAKQVITVLVAAEVIVITLVAINMSATAVAREREDGTLDLILTTPIQPGPYIAGKLRGIVQFLAPMMAVPITSMLIVAIFVLSDGFGRGATASIPNPFGGSALVLPLVLPEVVIALILVLVPFTAFCVMVGLQWSIRSKSTISSVVFSVLTAGSVLGLLSLCGIPAGANFSFAGAFIESLSPINVLYTSSYPVQMIPDALNDSVFTARLTLFIGAVVGALIYSLIVWAMYANMKRGFMMTVRRLAGTA
- the rny gene encoding ribonuclease Y, yielding MLLLGVEGTGLVLWIIAAAVGGAIFSWLLIAQLTGGTISRARKEAERRLETAEREAESIRGKSELDAERFVRQQRETFDKEQAAAKADFKKAEKRLASRQDKLDSKLDRLSSKENKLDQRHESLLSKETAHEEAIVSLQKERDQIRARLAEVGSLTEEAAREQLLEEVRQYAEHDARELSQRILDEAETDARGKSREITLMAIQRYAAEHVADSTVRSVRIASDDLKGRVIGREGRNIRALERATGADILVDDTPGVISVSCFDPVRRAIAGEALAKLVEDGRVHPSRIEEVVASVRADMQERIKTYGSDAVMETSIRGLHPKIVEALGKMHFRTSYGQNVLRHSIEVAFLSQIIADQLGLDGDIGRRCGLLHDIGKAMDHEMEGTHPVIGAEFCRRHGEKTEAVLNAVAGHHGDIPATTPYTPIVMAADAISGARPGARRESMEMYVKRLEQLESLAREHETVTEAHAIQAGREVRVIVDAKKADDALAFDIASKIAKRVEEEMTFPGEIKVTVLREVRAEATAR